The Pseudomonadota bacterium genome includes a region encoding these proteins:
- a CDS encoding BlaI/MecI/CopY family transcriptional regulator: MKERTISEAESTLMQVLWQQGEATAEELHQAVAKDTGWQEGTVKTLLNRLLRKGAIQAEREGRRYRYRPVLTRADYVAEQSRSLVERLFDGRVAPLVAHFSERQALSRSDLDELRRLIEALDHGQ, translated from the coding sequence ATGAAAGAGAGAACAATCAGCGAAGCGGAAAGTACCCTGATGCAGGTATTGTGGCAGCAAGGCGAGGCTACGGCCGAGGAACTGCATCAGGCCGTTGCCAAAGACACCGGCTGGCAGGAGGGAACGGTCAAGACCCTGCTCAACCGACTGCTCCGAAAGGGCGCGATACAGGCCGAACGGGAGGGTCGTCGATATCGCTACCGCCCGGTGCTGACCCGGGCCGACTATGTGGCCGAACAGAGCCGTTCGCTGGTCGAGCGACTGTTCGACGGGCGCGTGGCTCCGCTGGTCGCGCATTTCAGTGAACGCCAGGCGCTGTCCAGGTCCGACCTCGACGAGCTGCGCCGGTTGATCGAGGCGCTTGATCATGGCCAGTGA
- a CDS encoding low specificity L-threonine aldolase, translating to MNFKSDNEAPAHPAMIEAVTRANEGFATAYSEDRWSRELNRRFSELFETDCHVLPIATGTAANCAAIAELSPPWGAVLCHELARIHNDENGAPEFYSAGAKLMPLPGEAGRLDADVVARAADGAGTHGVHNVKPSVVSITQATECGTVYPTETVAAIARAAHERGLHLHMDGARFANAVASLECRPAETTWKAGVDVLSFGATKNGALTAEAIVVFDHPEWLEGMERRRKRAGHLLSKMRYVSAQLLAMLEDDLWLELARHANRCATALAEGIEACPNASLFWPVEANEVFMQARPNILAALKAEGFEFHIWPGHDDLARLVCSWSTTHEQIERFLEALKSG from the coding sequence ATGAACTTCAAGAGCGACAACGAGGCCCCGGCCCATCCGGCCATGATCGAGGCAGTCACGCGCGCCAACGAGGGCTTCGCCACGGCCTATTCCGAAGACCGCTGGAGCCGCGAGCTGAACCGGCGGTTCTCCGAGCTGTTCGAGACCGACTGCCACGTTCTGCCGATCGCCACCGGCACCGCGGCCAACTGTGCGGCCATCGCCGAACTCAGCCCGCCCTGGGGCGCGGTCCTCTGCCATGAACTGGCGCGTATCCACAATGACGAGAATGGCGCCCCGGAGTTTTACTCGGCCGGCGCCAAACTGATGCCCCTGCCCGGTGAGGCCGGTCGGCTCGACGCCGACGTCGTGGCCCGGGCCGCCGACGGCGCCGGCACGCACGGCGTGCACAACGTCAAACCGTCGGTCGTGTCGATCACCCAGGCGACCGAATGCGGCACGGTATACCCGACCGAGACCGTCGCCGCCATCGCCCGAGCCGCCCATGAGCGCGGTCTGCACCTGCACATGGACGGGGCACGCTTCGCCAATGCCGTCGCCTCGCTGGAGTGCAGGCCGGCTGAAACCACCTGGAAGGCCGGCGTTGACGTACTCTCCTTCGGCGCCACCAAGAATGGCGCGCTGACCGCCGAGGCGATCGTCGTGTTCGACCACCCCGAGTGGCTTGAGGGCATGGAACGGCGCCGCAAGCGGGCCGGCCATCTGCTGTCCAAGATGCGCTATGTGTCTGCCCAGCTCCTGGCCATGCTCGAGGACGATCTCTGGCTGGAACTGGCCAGGCACGCCAACAGGTGTGCCACCGCGCTGGCCGAAGGCATCGAGGCTTGCCCGAACGCCTCGCTGTTCTGGCCAGTCGAGGCCAACGAAGTCTTCATGCAGGCCAGACCGAACATCCTGGCCGCGCTCAAGGCCGAAGGCTTCGAATTTCATATCTGGCCCGGCCACGATGACCTGGCCAGGCTGGTCTGCTCCTGGTCCACCACGCATGAACAGATCGAGCGCTTTCTCGAGGCACTCAAGAGCGGGTAA
- a CDS encoding sel1 repeat family protein — protein MRKKANTICEERSTRRYLPGHATVLTLMVVLVLSLPGAVVGMGYAERTPGHKHLSAGLDAYAAGQYFSAMDKFRSAARWADKLAQFNLGVMYLNGQGSDPEPARAWAWFELAAERRYPRMVKVADQVWASLDEPGRAQARRIYDDELMPRFGDAVAVPRTASFMRRAQRSATGSRVGFRGSNMRVFEVDHARWNRTLPQDSTAIIISGRQFTGDEYYDPAHFDIYSVIAAESRLFDAEHRGDVRLGEFRLIDDEASDSEKDDNR, from the coding sequence ATGAGGAAAAAAGCGAACACAATCTGCGAAGAACGTTCGACCCGCCGTTACCTCCCGGGTCACGCTACCGTGCTCACCTTGATGGTCGTGCTGGTGTTGTCACTGCCGGGCGCGGTTGTCGGCATGGGTTATGCCGAACGCACGCCCGGTCACAAACACCTCTCAGCGGGGCTCGATGCGTATGCGGCCGGCCAGTACTTCAGCGCCATGGACAAGTTCAGGAGTGCCGCGCGCTGGGCCGATAAGCTGGCCCAGTTCAACCTCGGGGTGATGTACCTCAATGGTCAGGGTTCGGATCCGGAACCGGCGCGTGCTTGGGCGTGGTTCGAGCTCGCCGCAGAGCGCCGGTATCCGCGAATGGTAAAGGTTGCAGACCAGGTTTGGGCCAGTCTGGATGAGCCCGGTCGGGCCCAGGCGCGCCGCATCTACGACGATGAGCTCATGCCTCGATTCGGTGATGCGGTCGCGGTCCCCAGAACAGCCAGTTTCATGCGCCGGGCGCAGCGCAGCGCCACCGGGTCGCGGGTCGGCTTCCGGGGCAGCAACATGCGGGTCTTCGAGGTCGATCATGCGCGCTGGAATCGTACACTGCCGCAGGATTCAACAGCGATTATCATCAGCGGCAGACAATTCACTGGCGATGAGTACTACGATCCCGCGCACTTCGACATCTACAGTGTCATTGCCGCCGAATCCCGGTTGTTCGATGCAGAACACAGAGGGGACGTGCGGCTGGGCGAGTTCAGGCTGATCGACGACGAAGCATCCGATAGCGAGAAAGACGATAACCGTTGA
- the hrpA gene encoding ATP-dependent RNA helicase HrpA: MSKIPTFDPAEVMQRDIVDLKRRHKQLARFRGPADKRAMLLGDYEQRLTASVARCRARAENRPDTGQPPNLPISARAEAIVKAIRDHQVVIVAGETGSGKSTQLPKLCLDAGQGMRGLIGCTQPRRIAARSVARRVAEELGTELGQTVGFQVRFNDRVSADSYIKFMTDGILLAEIHRDRLLDAYDTLIIDEAHERSLNIDFLLGYLKRLIQRRPDLKIVITSATIDTERFAGHFDDAPVIKVEGRGYPVDVRYQTPKEGEDLAQQVHRAVDTVGRIDARGDILVFLPGEREIFQVSRALKRANLSHTEVLPLYARLPAAQQDRIFRTGQGRRIVLATNVAETSLTVPGIRFVIDSGLARISRYAAHSKVLRLPVEPISQASCNQRAGRCGRVAPGTCIRLFDEADFLLRPEFTEPEIQRAGLVGVVLEMLSLGLGDPEDFPFIDAPPKRLIAEARQSLFELGAVDTGRKLTKLGRRLARLPVDARHGRMLVEAAERGALAEVLVLVAGLAVADVRDRPLDRQQAADQAHAEFTVPESDFSTLLKIWRWWQAMRTEHSRSQADKRARAHFLAPQRLHEWGQLHGQLRQIARDERWRSGDLGSAEADKVHRSLLAGLLGMIGQHQEAGEYQGARGQQFRIFPGSVLARRNPGWIMAAELVETARPYARMVAPVKPEWLEEQGAHLLRRHAFDPHWDRRSGRVMGYEQVSLHGLVLVEKRRIHYGPRDPESARAIFIRHALVRGEIDSKATFLKRNAALRQELATHEHKRRRRDVLAAERELEAFFDERLPAGVYTTKAFARWYERLDSAERERLLYDRATLLRDDAPLAGHDAFPEYFELGGERFRLRYHFDPASECDGVTLDCPLHLLNRLDIDRMQWLVPGLLEDKVTALIASLPKAKRRSLVPAAEYARAALESLGSPEGSLLERLAAELSRMSGMTVESGDFKLDKLPKHLSFRVRVRGDGGKVLGESRDARDLVDRFSEQARREFMERQAGQWQRDALGPEQFPELPETIRTRGGHEAWPALVGQGERAGVRLFDTLSEAQFAHRAGLAALLRMALRDKWKYLHKHHGLSREAQLAWARVEDVLAFAGALRDLVLRDLMGDAWAVRDHEAFNQRVTAVRRELLGRYAEIANTADSSLRQWHELSIGLNSLEQAVPRAVADMRDQLDDLMYAGFVNDIEAERLVHYPRYLAAMRQRLNVLEHDPVRDRQRMEAVAPWWRRYLDYLSSGGWYTDALDDYRWLVEEYRVQTFAQSLGTSVKVSRQRLEAAWQQVVRSGGRA, encoded by the coding sequence ATGAGCAAGATACCGACCTTTGATCCTGCCGAGGTCATGCAGCGCGATATCGTTGACCTGAAACGCCGGCACAAGCAGCTGGCGCGGTTTCGGGGTCCGGCCGACAAGCGCGCGATGTTGCTGGGCGACTATGAGCAGCGCCTGACCGCGTCGGTGGCGCGCTGCCGTGCGCGCGCCGAAAACCGGCCTGACACCGGTCAACCACCGAACCTGCCGATCTCGGCCCGCGCTGAGGCCATCGTGAAAGCGATCCGTGACCACCAGGTGGTCATCGTCGCCGGCGAGACCGGTTCGGGCAAGTCGACGCAATTGCCGAAGCTGTGCCTGGACGCCGGTCAGGGCATGCGAGGGCTGATCGGCTGCACCCAGCCCAGGCGCATAGCGGCGCGCTCGGTGGCCCGGCGCGTGGCCGAGGAGCTGGGCACGGAGCTGGGCCAGACGGTTGGCTTCCAGGTGCGCTTCAACGACCGGGTCTCGGCAGACAGCTACATCAAGTTTATGACCGACGGCATTCTGCTCGCCGAGATCCATCGTGACCGCCTGCTCGATGCCTACGACACCCTGATCATCGACGAGGCGCATGAACGCAGTCTCAACATCGATTTCCTGCTCGGCTACCTCAAGCGCCTGATCCAGCGCAGGCCGGACCTGAAGATCGTCATCACCTCCGCGACCATCGACACCGAGCGATTCGCCGGGCACTTCGACGACGCGCCGGTCATCAAGGTTGAGGGCCGCGGCTATCCGGTCGATGTCCGATACCAGACACCGAAAGAGGGCGAGGACCTGGCGCAGCAAGTGCACCGCGCCGTTGACACAGTCGGCCGCATCGACGCTCGGGGGGACATACTGGTGTTCCTTCCCGGTGAGCGCGAAATTTTCCAGGTCTCGCGCGCCCTCAAGCGCGCCAATCTGTCCCATACCGAAGTTTTGCCGCTTTACGCTCGCCTGCCGGCCGCCCAGCAAGACCGCATCTTCCGCACCGGCCAGGGGCGGCGCATCGTGCTGGCTACCAACGTCGCCGAAACCTCGCTGACAGTGCCCGGCATCCGGTTCGTGATTGACTCGGGCCTGGCGAGAATCTCGCGCTACGCGGCCCACTCGAAGGTGTTGCGGCTGCCGGTGGAGCCGATCTCGCAGGCCTCGTGCAACCAGCGCGCCGGGCGCTGCGGACGCGTCGCCCCGGGCACCTGTATCCGGCTGTTCGACGAGGCCGATTTTCTCTTGCGCCCGGAGTTTACCGAGCCGGAAATCCAGCGCGCCGGCCTGGTCGGCGTCGTGCTGGAAATGCTGTCGCTGGGCCTGGGCGACCCCGAGGACTTCCCCTTCATCGATGCGCCACCGAAGCGCCTGATCGCTGAGGCTCGCCAGAGCCTGTTCGAACTGGGTGCGGTCGACACCGGCCGAAAGCTCACCAAGCTGGGCCGCAGGCTTGCCCGCCTGCCGGTCGACGCCCGTCACGGACGCATGCTCGTCGAGGCGGCCGAGCGTGGCGCTCTGGCCGAAGTGCTGGTACTGGTCGCCGGCCTGGCGGTGGCCGACGTGCGCGACCGGCCGCTCGACCGGCAGCAGGCCGCCGACCAGGCCCACGCCGAGTTCACCGTGCCCGAGTCGGATTTCTCGACCTTGCTCAAGATCTGGCGCTGGTGGCAGGCGATGCGTACCGAGCACTCCCGCAGCCAGGCCGACAAACGAGCCCGGGCTCACTTTCTGGCGCCCCAGCGCCTGCACGAGTGGGGCCAGCTCCACGGCCAGCTCAGGCAGATCGCGCGCGACGAGCGCTGGCGGTCGGGAGATCTCGGCTCGGCCGAGGCCGACAAGGTACATCGCAGCCTGCTGGCCGGGCTGCTCGGCATGATCGGTCAGCACCAGGAAGCCGGCGAGTACCAGGGCGCGCGTGGTCAACAGTTCCGCATCTTCCCCGGCTCGGTGCTGGCAAGACGCAATCCGGGATGGATCATGGCCGCGGAGCTGGTCGAGACCGCGCGGCCCTATGCGCGCATGGTCGCGCCGGTCAAGCCCGAATGGCTGGAAGAGCAGGGCGCCCACTTGCTCAGGCGCCACGCTTTCGATCCGCACTGGGACCGGCGCTCGGGCCGGGTGATGGGCTACGAACAGGTCAGCCTGCACGGACTGGTCCTGGTCGAGAAGCGGCGTATTCACTACGGCCCCCGTGATCCCGAAAGCGCCCGCGCAATCTTCATTCGTCATGCGCTGGTGCGCGGCGAGATCGATTCCAAGGCGACGTTTCTCAAACGCAACGCCGCACTGAGGCAGGAGCTGGCCACGCATGAGCACAAGCGCCGCCGGCGCGACGTGCTGGCCGCCGAGCGCGAGCTTGAAGCCTTCTTCGACGAGCGCCTGCCGGCGGGCGTCTATACGACCAAAGCGTTCGCGCGCTGGTACGAGCGTCTTGACTCGGCCGAGCGCGAGCGCCTGCTTTATGATCGCGCCACGCTGCTCAGAGACGATGCGCCGCTGGCCGGGCATGACGCCTTTCCCGAGTATTTCGAGCTGGGCGGGGAACGTTTTCGGCTGCGCTATCACTTCGATCCGGCCAGCGAATGTGACGGCGTCACCCTGGACTGCCCACTTCATCTGCTCAACCGGCTTGATATCGACCGGATGCAATGGCTGGTGCCGGGCCTGCTCGAGGACAAGGTTACGGCCCTGATCGCCAGCCTGCCCAAGGCCAAGCGCCGTTCGCTGGTGCCGGCAGCCGAGTACGCTCGTGCCGCGCTGGAGTCGCTCGGCTCACCTGAAGGCAGCCTGCTCGAGCGCCTCGCCGCCGAACTGTCGCGCATGTCGGGCATGACCGTCGAATCCGGCGATTTCAAGCTCGACAAACTGCCGAAGCATCTGAGTTTCCGGGTACGGGTGCGCGGGGACGGGGGCAAAGTGCTTGGTGAGAGTCGCGATGCCAGGGACCTGGTCGATCGCTTCAGCGAGCAGGCTCGCCGTGAGTTCATGGAGCGCCAGGCCGGGCAATGGCAGCGCGACGCCCTGGGCCCGGAGCAGTTTCCGGAACTGCCCGAGACCATCAGGACTCGCGGGGGACACGAGGCCTGGCCGGCCCTGGTCGGGCAGGGTGAGCGCGCCGGCGTGCGTCTGTTCGATACCCTGAGCGAGGCGCAATTTGCCCATCGAGCGGGTTTGGCAGCTCTGCTGCGCATGGCCTTGCGTGATAAGTGGAAGTACCTGCACAAGCATCACGGACTGTCGCGCGAAGCACAGCTTGCCTGGGCCCGGGTCGAGGATGTCTTGGCCTTCGCCGGGGCATTGCGCGATCTGGTTCTGCGCGACCTGATGGGCGATGCCTGGGCGGTGCGGGATCACGAAGCCTTCAATCAGCGGGTTACCGCCGTTCGTCGGGAATTGCTGGGCCGCTATGCCGAAATCGCCAACACTGCAGACAGCAGTCTGCGGCAGTGGCACGAACTGTCGATCGGGTTGAACAGTCTCGAGCAGGCGGTGCCACGGGCTGTGGCCGATATGCGCGATCAGCTCGATGACCTGATGTATGCCGGTTTCGTTAACGATATCGAAGCCGAACGGCTGGTGCACTATCCGCGCTATCTGGCGGCCATGCGTCAGCGACTGAATGTCCTGGAGCACGATCCGGTCCGGGATCGTCAGCGCATGGAGGCGGTTGCGCCCTGGTGGCGACGCTACCTGGATTATCTTTCATCGGGCGGCTGGTATACCGACGCGCTGGATGACTATCGCTGGCTGGTCGAGGAGTACCGGGTGCAGACTTTCGCCCAGTCGCTCGGGACATCGGTCAAGGTTTCACGTCAGCGATTGGAAGCGGCCTGGCAGCAGGTTGTCAGGAGCGGCGGACGTGCGTGA
- a CDS encoding DUF3592 domain-containing protein has product MDAFDVAMNAMMAWNQIGLLAGGLVMFGLGALLFGDAMRWRITGRLVKARIVDVRALGQPKVKKPGAVREQKNQEATAGVGWGPFMRAARKSPGAATGGVVIALVVLGIPSMLVCAGLYFGYDYMSLRTAGVEVPGEIVEIKNEHDSEGGTTYRPVIAYETYNGMPMREEGSLSTGWRVFRRGEQVAVFYDKDDPARFVVKAFWYNMALPIGLTLMGSMLLLIFSGKFPKISRKGRPKKKNVSYAGEMYYPVFEYKLPNGELGRYEGDTGSNSFLSQLPGTECAVLVHPDDPEKIRKPTFAIPFIGLALAMPGAVMLYIAAASYEFTLISILMFLGITGFGAYKIGRLVKPRAEWETKAAFRARMAEKSRLKRQQGRILTPDEISDRIVYYVSLQKMWLPVMVLIGAGLIAGGYYWGVNHSAFKARALATKGTVVEVVSDYNSTSDGSSYTYHPVVEFETAAGKRTEFTDRSGSSPPAYSGGEQVAVLYDPDNPRKAQIDRGWLDRLPMLGLMAVGILVLLQSMWTYFRLRQHAGQRFPVA; this is encoded by the coding sequence ATGGATGCCTTTGATGTCGCCATGAACGCCATGATGGCATGGAACCAGATCGGGCTCTTGGCCGGCGGTCTGGTGATGTTCGGTCTTGGCGCACTGTTGTTTGGCGATGCGATGCGCTGGCGGATCACGGGCAGGCTGGTGAAGGCGCGGATCGTTGATGTGCGTGCCCTGGGACAGCCGAAGGTCAAGAAACCCGGCGCGGTCAGGGAGCAAAAGAACCAGGAAGCAACAGCGGGCGTCGGGTGGGGGCCGTTTATGAGAGCGGCGAGGAAATCGCCGGGCGCCGCGACGGGCGGCGTTGTCATCGCTCTGGTGGTGCTCGGTATCCCGTCGATGCTGGTCTGCGCGGGCCTGTATTTCGGCTATGACTATATGTCTCTGAGAACGGCGGGGGTCGAAGTACCGGGAGAGATTGTAGAGATCAAGAACGAACATGATTCCGAAGGCGGGACGACTTACCGCCCGGTTATTGCGTATGAAACGTACAATGGCATGCCCATGCGTGAAGAAGGGAGCCTATCGACCGGATGGCGAGTTTTCAGGCGCGGGGAGCAGGTTGCAGTTTTTTACGACAAGGACGATCCGGCGCGTTTTGTGGTCAAGGCCTTCTGGTACAACATGGCGCTTCCAATCGGTCTGACCCTGATGGGGTCAATGCTCCTGCTGATCTTCAGCGGCAAGTTTCCGAAGATCAGCCGGAAGGGACGGCCAAAGAAAAAAAATGTCAGCTACGCGGGGGAAATGTATTACCCGGTATTCGAATACAAACTGCCCAATGGCGAGCTTGGCCGTTATGAGGGTGATACAGGCAGTAACAGTTTTCTGAGTCAGCTTCCGGGCACGGAGTGCGCGGTGCTGGTTCATCCTGATGACCCGGAGAAGATCAGGAAGCCGACATTCGCGATACCTTTCATCGGGCTGGCCCTGGCTATGCCGGGCGCGGTAATGCTCTATATCGCGGCGGCGAGCTATGAGTTCACACTGATCAGCATTTTGATGTTTCTGGGCATAACCGGCTTTGGCGCCTATAAAATCGGCCGGTTGGTCAAACCGCGAGCAGAGTGGGAAACCAAGGCCGCGTTTAGAGCACGGATGGCAGAAAAATCGCGGTTGAAGCGGCAACAGGGCCGAATTCTGACGCCCGACGAGATAAGCGATCGTATTGTTTATTATGTGAGTTTGCAGAAAATGTGGCTGCCGGTGATGGTGCTGATCGGGGCTGGTTTGATCGCTGGCGGCTATTACTGGGGCGTAAACCACTCCGCTTTCAAAGCACGGGCACTGGCGACGAAAGGAACGGTCGTTGAGGTGGTCAGCGATTACAATTCCACATCGGATGGCAGTTCATATACCTATCATCCTGTCGTTGAATTCGAAACTGCGGCAGGCAAGCGAACTGAGTTCACGGATCGCTCCGGCAGCAGTCCGCCGGCCTACAGTGGCGGCGAGCAGGTTGCTGTTCTGTATGATCCCGACAACCCGCGCAAAGCGCAAATCGATCGCGGCTGGCTTGACCGGCTGCCGATGCTCGGGCTAATGGCGGTGGGCATCTTGGTCTTGCTGCAAAGCATGTGGACGTATTTCCGGCTGCGCCAACACGCCGGTCAGCGCTTTCCCGTGGCCTGA